Sequence from the Janthinobacterium lividum genome:
CTGGCATCGACATGCCATGCCTGCTGATCGCCTTGCAGCGCGTACACGAGGCGCGGTTCGAACGTGGCGCCCTGGCGGCGCAGGCCGCCGCGCGCTTCGATGACGGCGCGCAAGGGCAGTTCCAGGCCCAGACGGCTGTGTTGCGTCGGCTCGGCCAGCTTGATTTTCAGGCGCGGGCCAAATTCCACCAGGGTGCCCAGGTCCGACATGCCGCGCCGGGCCGGCACGTCGCTGGATCTGGCCGGCAGCGACAGGGCAAAACCGATATCGAAATCGAGGCGCTCTGTATTGAGCAGGCGCGCGCCCACGCCGGAACGGTCGGCGCGCAGCACTTTCCCGCGATAAATCAGATAGGGCAGGGCCAGCGTGCGCGTCGAGCGCTCGCTGGCGCCCGGATAGGCGGGCGTGACGGCCGTGCCGCCGAAGACGCCCGCTTCCCATAAGGGTAATGCCGGCTCTGCGGCGCATGCGGGCGCCATTGCTGCCAGGAGCAGGGGTGTTGTCAGCAGCGTACGGGCGATGCTCATCGACGGGCTCCCATGCAGCGTGACTAGGGTGGTGTGCTGCAAGGCTTGCCCACCGGCAGCGATTCCCGGTCGGCAAAGGCACCCAGCGCCGACGCTTGAGGCCCGCCCAGCTCATTGCGCACGGCCAAGGCTTCCGTCGCCTTGCCCTGGCGTTCATACTGGTCGATCAGCGCCTTGTAGCTGAGGGCGCTCGAGTATTCGCTCTTCTTTGCCAGCGCGATGGCCTGGCGGAAATGAAATTCGGCCGCATCGTAGCGGCAGGCCCCGCTGGCGGCGCGTCCCGCCTGGTGGTGCAGCCGCGCCTGCCAAGCGAAGTCGCCCCGGCCCAGTTCGACATTCGCGACGGCGTCCG
This genomic interval carries:
- a CDS encoding MipA/OmpV family protein; the encoded protein is MSIARTLLTTPLLLAAMAPACAAEPALPLWEAGVFGGTAVTPAYPGASERSTRTLALPYLIYRGKVLRADRSGVGARLLNTERLDFDIGFALSLPARSSDVPARRGMSDLGTLVEFGPRLKIKLAEPTQHSRLGLELPLRAVIEARGGLRRQGATFEPRLVYALQGDQQAWHVDASLGAVLGNASINDYLYGVSPAFATAQRPAYAAKGGLMLTRLGLGGSYRLQRDWRAFAFVRYDTYTGAANRASPLLRQSSGTSAGIGLMWTWQRSSSLARGPDE
- a CDS encoding tetratricopeptide repeat protein, producing the protein MSTLLPFRSCFVLPLILIALGACSTQTELRTAAQQEQFAREAASQGDWAQAMRSYADAVANVELGRGDFAWQARLHHQAGRAASGACRYDAAEFHFRQAIALAKKSEYSSALSYKALIDQYERQGKATEALAVRNELGGPQASALGAFADRESLPVGKPCSTPP